From Kitasatospora sp. MAP12-44:
CCCGTTCTCAGGCACCGCTGCCCCGCAACCGGTGCGGCTCGGCGCCGAACCCGGGATCGTCCAACTTCTCCACCATCAGCCGTACCAGCGTCGCCACCTGCGGATCGTCCACGCCGTAGACCTGGCGACGGCCCTCGCGGCGGTTGGAGACCATGCCCGCCAGCTTGAGCTTGGCGAGGTGCTGGCTGACGGCCTGCAGGGTGCCGCCGACCCGTTCGGCGAGCGTGCCGACGTCCGCCTCGCCCTGGCTGAGCACCCAGACGATGTGCAGCCGCATGGTGGAGGCCAGCAAGCCGAAGGAGGCCGCCGCCTGCTGCAGAATCTGCGGGGAGGGGTCGTCGTGACCGGCCCAGCCCGTCATCCGTACCGCCCTCTCCCTAGCTGTTCCCGGAGGTCCCCGGTGCTGTGAACCAGCCGTGGAGCCGTTGGACGAACTGATCTGCGAACCAGCTCATGAGGGGGCTCAGTGTAGCCGCGCGGTCTTCGGCCGCGAAGGGGCCCGTGGAATGCGGGGCATCGCAAACGTGCGAGAATTCGCCGGTCCACGATGACGCGCTGTGGGGAGATCACCGTGATAGGCAGCCTGCGGGCCGAGGGGCGGCGCGGCGCCGACCGCCGCCGCAACCTCGAACTGGCCCTGGTGGCGTTCGCCGTCGTGGTCTCGCTGTTCGGCTACATCGACGCCGACCTCGCGCTGAACAACAAGCTCCCCCCGGGCCTGCTGGTCTACGGGGTCAGCTTCTCGCTGCTCGCGCTCGTCCTGCACCTCGCGGTACGGCAGTTCGCGCGCTACGCGGACCCGCTGATCCTGCCGTGCGCGGTGCTGCTCAGCGGCCTCGGCCTGGTGCTCCAGCACCGGCTCGACGAGTCGTACGCGATCGTGGACTCCGGCGACTTCCAGAAGATTCCCTCGGCGCCGTCCCAGGTGATGTGGCTCTTCATCGCGTCCTTCGCGGCGATCGGGCTGCTCGCGCTGGTCAAGCACCACCGGTTCTTCCAGCAATATGTCTACATCCTGATGGTCGGCTCACTGGTCCTGCTGGCCGCGCCCGCCTTCTTCCCCGGTGACACCTTCGGCGCCAAGCGGTGGATCAAGCTGCCCGGCGTCTCGCTGGAGCCGGACGAGTTCGTCAAGCTCGCCATCGTGATCTTCTTCGCCGGCTATCTGACGGTCAGCCGCGACGCGCTGGCGCTGGTGGGCCGCAAGGTCTGGGGCATGAGCCTGCCGCGCGGGCGCAACCTCGGCCCGGTGCTGGCGATCTGGGCGGTCAGCCTGCTGGTGCTGATCTTCGAGCGCGACCTGGGCACCTCGCTGATCTTCTTCGGCGTCTTCGTGGTGATGCTCTACGTCGCCACCGAGCGCACCAGCTGGATGATCCTCGGCGTGCTGATGGCGGTCGGCGGAGCCGTGGTGGTCGGCAGCCTGGAGCCGCATGTGCACGGCCGAGTGGAGGCCTGGCTGCACCCGCTGGACTACTACAAGCCGGTGCACGACGCCTCACTGAGCTCGCCGCAGTCGGCGCAGGCGCTGTTCAGCTTCGGCAGTGGCCATCTGCTGGGCACCGGCCTCGGCCAGGGACGGCCCTGGATGATCGGCTTCGCCGGGCGCAGCGACTTCATCTTCACCACCGTCGGCGAGGAGCTCGGCCTGGCCGGGGTGACCGCCGTCGTGCTGGTCTACACGCTCTTCATCCAGCGCGGCCTGCGCACCGCGATCTCGCTGACCGACCCGTTCGGCAAGCTGATGGCCACCGGTCTGGCAGCGGCCCTCGCGCTGCAGGTCTTCGTCGTGGTGGGCGGCGTCACCGGGCTGATCCCGCTGACCGGCAAGGCCCTGCCGTTCCTGGCCGCCGGTGGCTCGTCCACCGTCGCGAACTGGCTGCTCACCGCCCTGATGATCAAACTCAGCGACGCCGCGGGCCGCAGCACCCTGGACCCGGATCCCGAGCCGAGCGGCGCCCTGGCGCCGGCCGCCGTCTGACCTCCACCGACGATCCCGCGGCCGACCGACACCCGGTTGGCCGCGGTGGCGGAGTTTGCCATCCGCCCAATACTTGCTAAATTGCGCAACTGTGCACACGGTCGGTCCAGGCCGTCCACCTGAGCGACCGGCTCGCCGGCGACCGCGCGGAGCGTACAGATGACCGATCCCGAGACCGGCCCCGGCGACCCGTACCCCCTGCACCCGCAGAGCACCGCAGACGAGCTGAGCGTACGACGGCCCGAGGCCGACGGGCATCCGCGCCGCCGCCGGCTCTTACGGATCGCCTGCCTCTCGGCGGCCGGACTGCTGCTGGCCACCGTCGGCGCCGGCGCCTGGTTCTACCAGCACCTCACCGGCAACCTCAACGTCTTCGACAGCGGCGGCCTCTCCGCCAACCGCCCCGGCGCCGGCCCCGCCGACGCCAACGGCACCAGCCCCGTCAACGTCCTGCTGCTCGGCTCCGACACCCGGGCGAACGGCAACGAGGACCTGGCCGGCGGCACGGTCGGCGCGGGCAACTCGGACACCGCCCTGCTGGTGCACGTCTACGCCGACCACCGGCACGCCGTCACGGTCTCCATCCCCCGCGACTCGCTGGTGGACATCCCGCCCTGCAAACTGCCCAGTGGCAAGTGGACCGCCCCGCAGCACGGCCAGATGTTCAACTCCGCCTTCGCCGTCGGCGGCTCCCCCACCGGCAACCCGGCCTGCTCGCAGAACACCGTGGAGACGATGACCGGGCTGCGGGTCGACCACACCATCGTGATCGACTTCAAGGGCTTCGCCGCGATGACCAGCGCGATCGGCGGCGTACCGGTCTGCGTGCCGAACGAGGTGAACGCCTACGGCATCCACCTCGGCAAGGGCCGGCAGACGGTCACCGGACAGCTCGCGCTGGACTACGTCCGGGCCCGGCACGGCTTCGGGGACGGCTCGGACATCGGCCGGGTCAAGCGCCAGCAGGCCTTCCTCTCCTCGCTGCTCAAGAAGGTCCAGGACCAGGGTTTCAACCTCACCACCCTGCTGCCGCTGGCCGACGCGGCGACCCGCTCGCTCACCGTCGACCAGGGCCTGGGCAGCGCGCTGAAACTGGCCGGCTTCGTCCAGTCGATCCGCTCGATCAAGCTCGCCGACTTCACCTTCGTCACCGCGCCGTGGCGCTACGCCGGGGACCGGGTGGCGCTGGTGCACCCGGATGTGGACGAGCTCTGGGCGCTGCTGCGCCAGGACCGGACGCTGGACGGGCACTACACCGGCCGGGTCGCCCCCACCGCGCCCGCGGCCGGCGCCTCGTCGAGCGCCGACCTCACCATCCCGGTCGTCGTGCACAACGGCACCGGGACGGTCGGGCTGGCCGACCGGGCCGTCCAGGATCTCGCGGCCCAGGGGTACCGGCAGGTCGTCGCGGGCGGCCCCGGCATCTCACGGGCCGTCACCGTGGTGGTCTACGCCGCCGGGCACCAGGGGGACGCCGAGCAGCTGGCCCGGCTCTTCCCCGGCGCGGAGCTCAGCGCCGACCCCGCCACCGCCGCTCCCGGCACGGCGGGCGTGAGCGTCGAGCTCGGCCACGACTACCTGGTCGCGGCAGGACCGTCCTGGTCCACCGACCCGTCGGCGCCCAGCCCCGCGCCGAGCACCCGCCCCGCCACCACCGTCCCGGACGGCATCGCGGACAACACCCGACCGGCCGACACCGACGTCTGCGCCGGCCTGACCTACGGCTGACGCCGGAAAGGAACACCATGCAGATGCCCTGGGGGGACCGGGACACCAGCAACGCCGCCGAACTGCGGCTGGCGGCCGCCGTTGCCGAGATCGAGGGGCTGCACACCGCCCTGCTGCGCAGTGCCGACCCGGCCCGCCGTCGCCGGCTGCTGGGCCAGCTCGCCGCCGCCGCGCGCCGACTGGCCGACCTGGCCGGCACCGCCCCGGGCCTGATCCCGGCTCAGGCCCGGGGCATCTCACGCCGCCAGCGCCGCCGAGCCGCCATCACCCGCGGCGCCAACTGGCTGCTGCGCGCCACCCGCGACCGGTGAAGGCCTGCTGCCGGCCGGTCCTAGAATGGACGCGCAGCGACGGCCCCGGGAGACACAGGTGCAGCAGATGCGACCGCAGACCGGAGCCGTCGACCCCGACGCCGACCCGGCCCCGCCCGCCGCGCCTCGCAGCCCCTGGGCCGGCCAGGGCGACATCCTCGCGGTGATCGCCCTGGGCGGCGCGATCGGCGCCTGCGCCCGCTACGGCGCCGGACTGCTCTGGCCCGCCGCTCCCGGCACCTTCCCGACCACCACGCTGGCGATCAACGTGGTCGGCTGCGCGGTGATCGGCGTCTTCATGGTGCTGATCACCGACGTCTGGTCGGCGCACCGCCTGGTGCGGCCGTTCTTCGGCACCGGCGTGCTCGGCGGCTTCACCACCTTCTCCACCTACGAGGTGGACATCAAGCGCCTGATCGACGGCCAGCACGCCGCGACCGGGCTGGCCTACCTCGCATCGACCCTGCTGGCCGCGCTGGCCGCGGTCTGGACCGCCGCGGCGCTGACCCGCCGCGTGATCGGCTGGAGGCAGCCATGAGGCCCACCGCTCCCGCACTGCGCGCGACGATCCTGCTCGGGGAGAACGACACCTGGCACCACAAGCCGCTGTTCGCCGAGATCGTCCACCGCGCCCACGCCGCCGGGCTGGCCGGCGCCTCGGTCTTCCGCGGCATCGAGGGCTTCGGCGCCTCCCGGGTCGTCCACACCACCCGGCTGCTCTCGCTCAGTGAGGACCTGCCGGTGGCCGTGATCCTCGTCGACACCGACGAGCGCGTCCGCGGCTTCCTCCCCCAACTCGACGAGCTCCTGCCGGACGGCGGCCTGATCACCCTGGACACCTGCGAGCTGCTGCTCCCCCACCGGGAGACCTCGTGAACTGGCTGCTGGTCATCGCCGGCGCGATCATCGGTGCCCCGCTGCGCTATCTCACCGACCGCGCCGTGCAGTCCCGCCACGACACCGTCTTCCCCTGGGGCACCTTCACCGCCAACATCGCCGGCTGCCTCATCCTCGGCACGCTGGCCGGCGCCGCCACCGCCGGGGTCGCCTCCTCCCAGCTCCAACTCCTCATCGGCACCGGCCTCTGCGGAGCTCTGACCACCTACTCGACGTTCTCCTACGAGACCCTGCGCCTCGCCGAGGACGGCGCCACCTTCTACGCCGCCGCCAACGTCACCGCGAGCGTGGTGGCCGGCCTCGGCGCGGTCTGGACCGGCTCGGCCCTGGCCCAAGCCCTCTGGGGCTGACGGGAGTACGCACCGTCAATGCCTGCGGCAGGGGGTTCCCATTGGGTGAACTTCGGCCTGTCGGGGCTTCAACTTGCCAGGGGTGCCCTAGGGTTCTCCCAGGTGAGGCACAGGACTGCTGTGTAGGGCGGGTGGGACTCGAACCCACGACCCAGGGATTATGAGTCCCCTGCTCTAACCGGCTGAGCTACCGCCCCGACTCACCGCGTGGGTACCGGCCACCACAGTGGCTGTCCATCGCAGCGGAGACGGCCCCGGGGGACCGCCTCGGGCAGCATATCCGGTCGATCAGCCGTGGTGCGCGCCGGGGGCGGACCACGAGTGCGTTCCCCGGGGCTGCTGGGGTGGGGCCGGGGTGGGGCCCGGGTGGGCTCAGGGGCGGGTGCAGCGGTGGCAGGGCGCCGAGGTCCGGGTGACGCTGGGCTGAACAACAGGCGCTGGAGGGAGTCGGATGACGGTGCGTAGCCGGGCACTGGGCGGTGCGGCCGTACTGCTGGGACTCTCGCTCACCGCGGCGGGGTGCGCGTCCTCCCCCGCGCGGCCGAGCGGCGCGATGTGGCTGACCCCGCCGAGCGGCGCGACTCCGAGCGGGGCCGGTACGTCGCCCACGGCGACCAGCGAGGCCACGACCGAGGCGACGTCGTCCCCGCTCCCCTCCGGATGGTCCAGGCAGCGCTTCCTGAAGGCCTTCGGCAAGCACAAGGGCACCACCCACACGGCCTCCCCCACCGTGCTGAACGGCCTGGTCGGCGCGGTCTTCACGAGCAACGCCTCCGGCGACCACTTCTGCACCGCCAGCGTGGTCGACAGCGCCGGGCAGAACCTGATCATCACGGCCGCGCACTGCGTCTACGACCCCGGCGTGGGCCAGCGCAACAACCTGGTCTTCGTACCGGGCTACCGCGCCGGCGAGACGCCCAACGGGGTCTGGCCGCTGGCCGCGATCACCGTCGACCAGAGCTGGGCCGACCACGGCAACCCCGACCTGGACGTCGCCTTCGCCATCGTCCAGCCGCAGGACGGCAGGCAGGTGCAGCAGGTGCTCGGGGCGAACAAGCTGGGCATCGGCAAGGGCTACCAACTGGACGTGCGGGTGACGGGCTATCCGAGCAGCAGCGACGAGCCGATCACCTGCGTCAACCAGACCGTCGAGCAGAGCCCCACCCAGCTGCGGATCAGCTGCCCGGACTACACCGGCGGCACCAGCGGCAGCCCGTGGGTGACCGGGTTCGACCCGAGCACCCACACGGGCACGGTGGTCGGCGTGATCGGCGGCTACCAGCAGGGCGGGAACACCCCGGACATCTCGTACACCAGCTACTTCGGCAGCGGGGTGCAGGCGCTCTACGACCGGGCGACGCAGTAGGACCGGGGTGAGCGTCTGGCGCCGGACACCCCGAAGCTGGTAGATCATTGCTCCGGACGCACACAGCGAGGACCGAGAGGCGGGCAGCGGATGCTCCTGCGGGGGTACGGGGGCCTGAAGCTCGTGGCCGCGCTGGCCGCCGTGTTGGCGGCGGCGGGCTGCAGCACGCAGAAGCCGGATCCCGAGCCGGCCGGCCTGACCGCGGTCACCGCACCGCTCGGCGCGGCCAGCAACCGGATCGGCGTCCTCACGCTGCCCCCGCAGAACGGCTCGCAGAGCCCGACCCGGGCCTGCACGGCGAGCGTCATCGACAGTCCCGGGCGCGATCTGCTGGTGACGGCGGCGCACTGCGTCTTCAGCAAGATCTCCGGCCCGGCGGAGGGCCTGACGTTCGTGCCCGGCTACCGCAACGGCACGTCCCCGCACGGCAGCTGGACGGTCGACCGGATCACCACCGACCCGCACTGGGAGGAGAGCGAGGATCCGGAGTACGACGTCGCGTTCCTGCACGTGCGGCCGCTGGACGGCGAGCAGATCGAGGACGTCCTCGGCGGCAACAGCCTGGGCCTCAACCTCGGCTTCGACCTGCCGGTGACCGTCACCGGCTACCCGTTCACCCGCGAGGAGCCGATCACCTGCAGCACCCGCACCACGGCGCAGAGCTCCACCCAGGAGCGCTTCGACTGCGGCGCCTTCTCGGACGGGACCAGCGGCAGCCCCTGGCTGACCGACGTGGACCCGGCCACCGGCCTGGGCACCGTGGTCGGCGTGATCGGCGGCTACCAGGCGGGCGGGGACACCCCGGACGTCTCGTACAGCGTCAGCTTCGACGACCGGGTCTCCGCCCTCTACCGCGAGGCGATCAGCTGACCGGCTTCCTCGGCTTCCCCCGGCGTCGCAGGCGCGGGGAACGCAGAACGCCCCCCGGCGGACCGAGGGGCGTTCAGTGCTGGCTCCCGCAATTGGACTCGAACCAATAACCTGCCGATTAACAGTCGGCTGCTCTGCCAATTGAGCTATGCGGGACCGCTCATCCAGGGTGGTACCGGCCGGGAAGGCCGGGACACCTCTCTGGGCTCCCGCAATTGGACTCGAACCAATAACCTGCCGATTAACAGTCGGCTGCTCTGCCAATTGAGCTATGCGGGATTGAGCTGGCTGCCTCGGTGGTCCCCGGTCTCCCGGGCCTCGGCGTTCGCTGCGGGACATACATTAGCGCACTCAGGGGGGTGGTCCGCCAATCGCTTTCGCGGGCCGGCCACCGCAGGGCGCCTGACCTGCTCCGCTCGGCGCGCCCGGCGGGCGGCCCGGTCGCCCGCCGGGGATGCTGGAAGGACGCGCCGAGCGGCGGGCGGTTCGCCGGGCGCCGGGACGGGTAGGGCATCGCGGCAAGGGCCGCGCGAGAGGGTGGAGGCCGAGTATGTGGAAGCTGACGTTCATCGTGGGGGTCACGGCGGGCTACGTCCTGGGGGCCAGGGCCGGTCGTCAACGCTACGAGCAGATCGCCACGACAGCGCACCGGATCGCGGAGCATCCCAAGGTCCAGGAGGCCACCGAGCGGGCCAAGCGGACGGCCGGCTCGGCGGCCGGAAAGGCGGCCTGCGCGGTGACCGACCGGGTCGGCGACCGGCTGCCGAACGCGCTCACCGACCGGGTGTCCTGCTTCAACCGCAGGCAGGACGAGGACGACAGCTGGGGCACCGTACGCCCCTAGACCAACAGACCCGGTACCGACTGGGCAACACTTGCCCCGAGCGGCTCCGGCGGCACCCCCGACTGAGGCATGATCTCTAACATGGCCATCGTTGCGGGCATCGACAGCTCGACCCTTCGCACCCGGATCGTCGCGTGTGACGCGGACACCGGTGCCGTCCTCCGCTCCGGCAAGGCCCCGCACCCGGTGTCCGAGGCGCCCGAGGCGAGATCCACCGAGGCCGACCCGCAGGCCTGGCTGCACTCGCTGGGCGACGCGGCGGCCGGCGGCCTGCTGGAGGGCGTCCGCGCGATCGGCGTCTCCGCACAGCAGCACAGCATGATCGGCCTGGACGCGGGCGGCGTGCTGGTCCGCCCGGCGCTGCTGTGGACCGACCCGCGCTCCTCGGGCGCGGCCGCCGCGCTGGTGGACGCGCTCGGCGGCCCGGCGGCCTGGACGGAGGCGATCGGCGCTGTTCCGGCCGCCACCTACACCATCGCCAAGCTGCGCTGGCTGGCCGAGTTCGAGCCCGCCCACGCCCGCCGGATCGCCGAGGTGCTGCTGCCGCACGACTGGCTGGTCTGGCAGCTGCTGGGCCACCCCCAGCGACGCACCACCGACCGCGGCGACGCCTCCGGCACCGGCTACTGGTCCCCGATCACCGGCGAGTACCGGCAGGACCTGATCAAGCTGGCGCTGGGCCACGAGCTGATGCGGCTGCCCGAGGTGCTCGGCCCCGCCGAGCCCGCCGGACACACCCCCGAGGGCCTGCTGATCTCGGCCGGGACGGGCGACAACATGGCCGCCGCGCTGGGCCTCGGCCTCGGTCCGGGCGACGCGGTCGTCTCGCTCGGCTCGTCCGGCACCATCTTCGCCCTGCACGACCAGCCGGTGGTGGACCCGAGCGGCACGGTCTCCTCCTTCGCCGACGCGACCGGCCACCACCTGCCGATGGTCGGCACGCTGAACGCCGCCGGCGTCCTGCGGGCCACCGCGCACCTGCTCGGACGGGACTTGGAGGGCCTGAGCGAGCTCGCGCTGCGCTCCTCGCCCGGCGCGTACGGGGTGGTGCTGCTGCCGTACCTGGACGGCGAGCGGACCCCGAAGCTGCCGCACGCGGCGGGCAGCGTGAGCGGCCTTCGGCGCGAGTCGATGACGCCCGAGCACCTGGCCCGGGCCGCCGTCGAGGGGATGCTCTGCAATGTCGCGGACGCGCTGGACACGCTGCGCGCCAAGGGCGTCGCGGTGCGCCGGGTGATCCTGCTGGGCGCGGTCGGCCGGCTGCCCGCGGTGCGGGTGATCGCGCCGCTGGTCTTCGACACCCCCGTGGTGATACCGCCACCGGGCGACTACGCGGCGCGCGGCGCGGCCCGGCAGGCCGCCTGGGCGCTGGCCGGCACCGCCGAGCCGCCGCACTGGGAGCTGCCGGAGGTCACGGTCATCGAGCCGGACCCGGGCCAGCCCTTCGGCAAGGCTGTGCGCCAGCAATACGGCGTGGTCCGCGACCAGGTCCACCCGGAGCTCGCCGAGCGCGATTAGCGTGACCAGCGTCACTTGAAGGCACTCCCCCGACGAAGGGCGATCCTGGCATGGCGCTGCACCGAGGCAAGAGCGGGGACCACCGGTTGGCCGTCAACGCGTTCCTGGGGGAGGCCGATCCGCTGGGCGCGATGAACCTGGCCCCGGCCAAACACCAGCTGCCGACCGGGCCGATCCCCCCGCACACCGCGTACCAGCTGATCCACGACGAACTCATGTTGGACGGCAACGCCAAGCTGAACCTGGCCACCTTCGTCACCACCTCGATGGAGGTCCAGGCGCAGGCGCTGATGGCGGAGTGCCTCGACAAGAACATGATCGACAAGGACGAGTACCCGCAGACCGCCGAGTTGGAGCGGCGCTGCGTGGCGATCCTGGCCCACCTGTGGCACGCGCCCGACCCGGAGGCGGCCGTCGGCTGCTCCACCACCGGCTCCAGCGAGGCCTGCATGCTGGCCGGCCTGGCCCTCAAGCGCCGCTGGATGCGCGCCAACCAGGCCCGCTACGACGCCGGCGCCCGGCCGAACCTGGTGATGGGCGTCAACGTGCAGGTCTGCTGGGAGAAGTTCTGCAACTTCTGGGAGGTCGAGGCGCGCACCGCGCCGATGGAGGGCGAGCGGTTCCACCTGGGCGCCGAGCAGGCGGCGGCGCTCTGCGACGAGAACACCATCGGGGTGGTGGGCATCCTGGGCTCCACCTTCGACGGCTCGTACGAACCGGTCCAGGCGATCTGCGCCGCGCTGGACGACCTGCAGCAGCGCACCGGCCTGGACATCCCGGTGCATG
This genomic window contains:
- a CDS encoding metalloregulator ArsR/SmtB family transcription factor, translated to MTGWAGHDDPSPQILQQAAASFGLLASTMRLHIVWVLSQGEADVGTLAERVGGTLQAVSQHLAKLKLAGMVSNRREGRRQVYGVDDPQVATLVRLMVEKLDDPGFGAEPHRLRGSGA
- a CDS encoding FtsW/RodA/SpoVE family cell cycle protein; its protein translation is MIGSLRAEGRRGADRRRNLELALVAFAVVVSLFGYIDADLALNNKLPPGLLVYGVSFSLLALVLHLAVRQFARYADPLILPCAVLLSGLGLVLQHRLDESYAIVDSGDFQKIPSAPSQVMWLFIASFAAIGLLALVKHHRFFQQYVYILMVGSLVLLAAPAFFPGDTFGAKRWIKLPGVSLEPDEFVKLAIVIFFAGYLTVSRDALALVGRKVWGMSLPRGRNLGPVLAIWAVSLLVLIFERDLGTSLIFFGVFVVMLYVATERTSWMILGVLMAVGGAVVVGSLEPHVHGRVEAWLHPLDYYKPVHDASLSSPQSAQALFSFGSGHLLGTGLGQGRPWMIGFAGRSDFIFTTVGEELGLAGVTAVVLVYTLFIQRGLRTAISLTDPFGKLMATGLAAALALQVFVVVGGVTGLIPLTGKALPFLAAGGSSTVANWLLTALMIKLSDAAGRSTLDPDPEPSGALAPAAV
- a CDS encoding LCP family protein, coding for MTDPETGPGDPYPLHPQSTADELSVRRPEADGHPRRRRLLRIACLSAAGLLLATVGAGAWFYQHLTGNLNVFDSGGLSANRPGAGPADANGTSPVNVLLLGSDTRANGNEDLAGGTVGAGNSDTALLVHVYADHRHAVTVSIPRDSLVDIPPCKLPSGKWTAPQHGQMFNSAFAVGGSPTGNPACSQNTVETMTGLRVDHTIVIDFKGFAAMTSAIGGVPVCVPNEVNAYGIHLGKGRQTVTGQLALDYVRARHGFGDGSDIGRVKRQQAFLSSLLKKVQDQGFNLTTLLPLADAATRSLTVDQGLGSALKLAGFVQSIRSIKLADFTFVTAPWRYAGDRVALVHPDVDELWALLRQDRTLDGHYTGRVAPTAPAAGASSSADLTIPVVVHNGTGTVGLADRAVQDLAAQGYRQVVAGGPGISRAVTVVVYAAGHQGDAEQLARLFPGAELSADPATAAPGTAGVSVELGHDYLVAAGPSWSTDPSAPSPAPSTRPATTVPDGIADNTRPADTDVCAGLTYG
- the crcB gene encoding fluoride efflux transporter CrcB, with product MRPQTGAVDPDADPAPPAAPRSPWAGQGDILAVIALGGAIGACARYGAGLLWPAAPGTFPTTTLAINVVGCAVIGVFMVLITDVWSAHRLVRPFFGTGVLGGFTTFSTYEVDIKRLIDGQHAATGLAYLASTLLAALAAVWTAAALTRRVIGWRQP
- a CDS encoding DUF190 domain-containing protein, encoding MRPTAPALRATILLGENDTWHHKPLFAEIVHRAHAAGLAGASVFRGIEGFGASRVVHTTRLLSLSEDLPVAVILVDTDERVRGFLPQLDELLPDGGLITLDTCELLLPHRETS
- the crcB gene encoding fluoride efflux transporter CrcB, which encodes MNWLLVIAGAIIGAPLRYLTDRAVQSRHDTVFPWGTFTANIAGCLILGTLAGAATAGVASSQLQLLIGTGLCGALTTYSTFSYETLRLAEDGATFYAAANVTASVVAGLGAVWTGSALAQALWG
- a CDS encoding trypsin-like peptidase domain-containing protein, which gives rise to MLLRGYGGLKLVAALAAVLAAAGCSTQKPDPEPAGLTAVTAPLGAASNRIGVLTLPPQNGSQSPTRACTASVIDSPGRDLLVTAAHCVFSKISGPAEGLTFVPGYRNGTSPHGSWTVDRITTDPHWEESEDPEYDVAFLHVRPLDGEQIEDVLGGNSLGLNLGFDLPVTVTGYPFTREEPITCSTRTTAQSSTQERFDCGAFSDGTSGSPWLTDVDPATGLGTVVGVIGGYQAGGDTPDVSYSVSFDDRVSALYREAIS
- a CDS encoding FGGY family carbohydrate kinase, which encodes MAIVAGIDSSTLRTRIVACDADTGAVLRSGKAPHPVSEAPEARSTEADPQAWLHSLGDAAAGGLLEGVRAIGVSAQQHSMIGLDAGGVLVRPALLWTDPRSSGAAAALVDALGGPAAWTEAIGAVPAATYTIAKLRWLAEFEPAHARRIAEVLLPHDWLVWQLLGHPQRRTTDRGDASGTGYWSPITGEYRQDLIKLALGHELMRLPEVLGPAEPAGHTPEGLLISAGTGDNMAAALGLGLGPGDAVVSLGSSGTIFALHDQPVVDPSGTVSSFADATGHHLPMVGTLNAAGVLRATAHLLGRDLEGLSELALRSSPGAYGVVLLPYLDGERTPKLPHAAGSVSGLRRESMTPEHLARAAVEGMLCNVADALDTLRAKGVAVRRVILLGAVGRLPAVRVIAPLVFDTPVVIPPPGDYAARGAARQAAWALAGTAEPPHWELPEVTVIEPDPGQPFGKAVRQQYGVVRDQVHPELAERD
- a CDS encoding glutamate decarboxylase, translated to MALHRGKSGDHRLAVNAFLGEADPLGAMNLAPAKHQLPTGPIPPHTAYQLIHDELMLDGNAKLNLATFVTTSMEVQAQALMAECLDKNMIDKDEYPQTAELERRCVAILAHLWHAPDPEAAVGCSTTGSSEACMLAGLALKRRWMRANQARYDAGARPNLVMGVNVQVCWEKFCNFWEVEARTAPMEGERFHLGAEQAAALCDENTIGVVGILGSTFDGSYEPVQAICAALDDLQQRTGLDIPVHVDGASGAMVAPFLDPDLVWDFRLPRVASINTSGHKYGLVYPGVGWALWRDEKALPEELVFKVNYLGGDMPTFALNFSRPGAEVVAQYYTFLRLGYDGFRAVHQSCREVAQYLAARIEALGSFRLITRGDELPVFAFTVTDDVTAFDVFDVSRRLRERGWQVPAYSFPENRTDLSVLRVVCRNGFTTDLADLLLDDLARLLPELQLQSKPLKDIGIAPRTGFHH